The genomic region AGTAGGAGCCGTCGGCTAGATCACCGGGCAGAGATGTCCGTTTCAGTCGGAAATAGTCCCCTGTGGTGTAATTGGCAGCACTGAGGCTTTTGGTGCCTTATGTCCGGGTTCGAGTCCTGGCGGGGGAGCCTTATGGGTTCGGGTCCTGACCTCCACGGTCAGGACCCGCCCTCGTTTCCGGCCCTTAACGCCCCGGTATCCTTCACGGGTCCACCCCCGAAGCCGAAGGGCATCCCCGTGAGCGCCAACCGCCCGGCAGCCGTCGTCGTACTCGCAGCGGGTGAAGGCACCCGCATGAAGTCGGCCACTCCCAAGGTCCTGCACGAGATCTGCGGGCGCTCGCTCGTCGGTCACGTCGTCGCCGCCTCCCGTGAGCTGGACCCCGCGCACCTCGTCGTGGTCGTCGGGCACGCCCGGGAGCAGGTCACCGCGCACCTCGGCGCGATCGACGCCGGAGTGCGCACGGCCGTCCAGTACGAGCAGAACGGCACCGGCCACGCCGTCCGGATGGCCCTCGAAGAGCTCGGCGGGGTCGTCGACGGCACCGTGATCGTCGTCTGCGGCGACACCCCGCTGCTGACCGGCGAGACCCTCAAGCAGCTCGCGGCGACGCACGAGGCCGACGGCAACGCCGTCACCGTGCTCACCGCCGAGGTGCCGGACTCCACCGGCTACGGGCGCATCGTCCGGGACGCCGGCGGCGCCGTGACCGCCATCGTCGAGCACAAGGACGCCACCGACACCCAGCGCGCCATCCGCGAGATCAACTCCGGCGTCTTCGCCTTCGACGGCGCCCTGCTCGCCGACGCGCTCGGCAAGGTGCGCACCGACAACAGCCAGGGCGAGGAGTACCTCACCGACGTGCTGGGGATCCTGCGCGAGGCCGGCCACCGCGTCGGCGCGGCCGTCGGCAGCGACCACCGCCAGATCCTGGGCATCAACAACCGCGTCCAGCTCGCCGAGGCCCGTGCCCTGCTGAACGCGCGGCTGCTGGAGCAGGCCATGCTCGCGGGTGTGACGGTCGTGGATCCGGCCAGCACGTCTCTGGACGTCACCGTCACCTTCGGGCAGGACGCCCTCATCCACCCGGGGACGCAGCTCCTCGGCTCCACCCACATCGCCGAGGGGGCCGAGGTCGGCCCGAACACCCGGCTGAAGGACACCCGGGTGGGCCAGGGCGCGCGCGTGGACAACACGGTGGCGGACGGTGCCGTCATCGGCGAGCTGGCTTCCGTGGGTCCGTTCGCGTACCTGCGTCCGGGGACGACCCTCGGCACGAAGGCCAAGGCCGGTACGTACGTGGAGATGAAGAACGCGACGATCGGCGAGGGCACCAAGGTGCCGCACCTGTCGTACGTGGGCGACGCGACGATCGGCGAGTACACGAACATCGGCGCGGCGAGCGTCTTCGTGAACTACGACGGTGAGCACAAGCACCACACCACCGTCGGCTCACACTGCAAGACGGGCTCGGACAACATGTTTGTGGCGCCCGTCACCATCGGGGACGGCGCCTACACGGCCGCCGGGTCCGTGATCACGAAGGACGTTCCGCCCGGTGCGCTGGCCGTGGCCCGTGGCCAGCAGCGGAATATCGAGGGCTGGGTGGCCCGCAAGCGTCCGGGAAGCGCTGCCGCGACGGCGGCCCAGTCGGCGGTCCAGGTGGACTCCGACAGCCGTTGAGGTGAACTGACCGGAAACGGGTACGCCTGGGACGGCGTACCGTGATAGGTGCACGCAATTCGGCTGGCTCACCGTGTGCGGGACGGACGCACGCGGGGGCGAGCAGCTTTCAACACGTCTGAGGAGACAGTGCTGTGACCGGGATCAAGACGACCGGCGAGAAGAAGCTGATGCTCTTCTCCGGCCGCGCCCACCCCGAGCTGGCCGAGGAGGTCGCGCACCAGCTGGGAGTCGGCCTCGTGCCGACCAAGGCTTTCGACTTCGCGAACGGTGAGATCTACGTCCGCTTCCAGGAGTCGGCTCGTGGCGCGGACTGCTTCCTGATCCAGAGCCACACGGCTCCGATCAACAAGTGGATCATGGAGCAGCTGATCATGATCGACGCGCTGAAGCGCGCGTCGGCGCGCTCCATCACCGTGATCATCCCCTCCTACGGGTACGCCCGCCAGGACAAGAAGCACAAGGGCCGCGAGCCGATCTCGGCCCGCCTGGTCGCGGACCTGCTGAAGACCTCGGGTGCGGACCGCATCCTGACGGTCGACCTGCACACCGACCAGATCCAGGGCTTCTTCGACGGCCCGGTGGACCACCTGTCGGCCCTGAACGTCCTCGCGGACTACGTGGGCGCCAAGGTGGACCGTACGAAGCTGACGATCGTCTCCCCGGACGCCGGCCGCGTGCGTGTCGCCGACCGCTGGTGCGACCGCCTGGACGCGCCGCTGGCGATCGTGCACAAGCGCCGTGACAAGGACGTCGCCAACCAGGTGACCGTCCACGAGGTCGTCGGTGAGGTCAAGGGCCGCGTCTGCGTCCTGGTCGACGACATGATCGACACGGGTGGCACCATCTGTGCCGCGGCCGACGCGCTGTTCGCGCACGGTGCCGAGGACGTCATCGTGACGGCCACGCACGGCATCCTGTCGGGCCCGGCCGCCGACCGTCTGAAGAACTCCAAGGTCAGCGAGTTCGTCTTCACGAACACCCTGCCGGACCCGTCCGACCTGGAGCTCGACAAGATCACGGTGCTGTCGATCGCCCCGATGATCGCGCGCGCGGTGCGCGAGGTCTTCGA from Streptomyces sp. NBC_00190 harbors:
- a CDS encoding ribose-phosphate diphosphokinase, with translation MTGIKTTGEKKLMLFSGRAHPELAEEVAHQLGVGLVPTKAFDFANGEIYVRFQESARGADCFLIQSHTAPINKWIMEQLIMIDALKRASARSITVIIPSYGYARQDKKHKGREPISARLVADLLKTSGADRILTVDLHTDQIQGFFDGPVDHLSALNVLADYVGAKVDRTKLTIVSPDAGRVRVADRWCDRLDAPLAIVHKRRDKDVANQVTVHEVVGEVKGRVCVLVDDMIDTGGTICAAADALFAHGAEDVIVTATHGILSGPAADRLKNSKVSEFVFTNTLPDPSDLELDKITVLSIAPMIARAVREVFEDGSVTSLFEEQQ
- the glmU gene encoding bifunctional UDP-N-acetylglucosamine diphosphorylase/glucosamine-1-phosphate N-acetyltransferase GlmU, encoding MSANRPAAVVVLAAGEGTRMKSATPKVLHEICGRSLVGHVVAASRELDPAHLVVVVGHAREQVTAHLGAIDAGVRTAVQYEQNGTGHAVRMALEELGGVVDGTVIVVCGDTPLLTGETLKQLAATHEADGNAVTVLTAEVPDSTGYGRIVRDAGGAVTAIVEHKDATDTQRAIREINSGVFAFDGALLADALGKVRTDNSQGEEYLTDVLGILREAGHRVGAAVGSDHRQILGINNRVQLAEARALLNARLLEQAMLAGVTVVDPASTSLDVTVTFGQDALIHPGTQLLGSTHIAEGAEVGPNTRLKDTRVGQGARVDNTVADGAVIGELASVGPFAYLRPGTTLGTKAKAGTYVEMKNATIGEGTKVPHLSYVGDATIGEYTNIGAASVFVNYDGEHKHHTTVGSHCKTGSDNMFVAPVTIGDGAYTAAGSVITKDVPPGALAVARGQQRNIEGWVARKRPGSAAATAAQSAVQVDSDSR